The Vicia villosa cultivar HV-30 ecotype Madison, WI linkage group LG1, Vvil1.0, whole genome shotgun sequence genome includes a region encoding these proteins:
- the LOC131658236 gene encoding uncharacterized protein LOC131658236 — MKKNTREGKGVSTNPVQNLPYPHAPSRKENARHYARFMDIFKQLQINIPFAEALEHMPKYAKILKDILTKKKRYPNNETIMLDAQCSNIIQRTLPRKETDPGRVILPVTIGGTYIGNGLIDLGSSIILIPLSIIKRLGNIEMKSTRMTLQLADKFTTSPYGVAQDILVKVDKFLFPVDFVVVDMEEDRDVPLILGRPFMKTARMMIDIDDRLMKVRVQDEEATFNLFEAMKHPKEKHDVFRMDVIEEEVMGVSNHVHISSPLEKCLIGDYNNSFKDEEEEIEAILERLESCGEIDKKEEKIDELDAEKKVEETKVELKLLPTHLKYVFLGKNFTKPVIISSALSPKEENRLIDVLKRNEGALGWVLSDLKGISPVYCMHNIMMEDDFKPVA; from the coding sequence atgaaGAAGAATACAAGAGAAGGAAAAGGAGTGAGTACAAATCCTGTTCAAAACTTACCCTACCCACATGCACCATCAAGGAAGGAGAATGCAAGACATTATGCTAGGTTCATGGATATATTTAAGCAACTTCAAATAAATATTCCATTCGCCGAAGCATTAGAACACATGCCAAAATATGCAAAAATTTTGAAGGACATCCTCACCAAAAAGAAACGATATCCGAACAACGAAACCATTATgcttgatgctcaatgtagtAATATCATTCAAAGAACTCTTCCAAGAAAAGAAACCGATCCGGGACGAGTCATCTTACCGGTCACCATTGGAGGTACTTACATTGGCAATGGTCTAATTGATTTGGGTTCTAGCATTATTCTCATTCCTTTGTCTATCATAAAGAGATTGGGGAATATTGAAATGAAGTCTACCCGAATGACATTACAACTAGCCGATAAGTTCACAACCTCACCCTATGGAGTTGCTCAAGACATATTGGTgaaagttgacaaatttttgtttccggtagattttgtggtgGTGGATATGGAAGAAGATAGAGATGTTCCGTTGATTCTTGGAAGGCCATTtatgaaaacagcccggatgatgatagacattgatgacaGACTCATGAAAGTGCGGGTGCAGGATGAGGAAGCCACTTTTAATCTCTTCGAAGCAATGAAGCATCCCAAAGAAAAGCACGATGTTTTCCGTATGGATGTCATTGAAGAGGAAGTCATGGGAGTTTCCAATCATGTTCATATTTCTAGTCCATTAGAGAAATGTCTCATAGGTGATTACAACAATTCTTTCAAAGATGAAGAGGAGGAAATAGAGGCTATTTTGGAAAGATTGGAGTCTTGTGGAGAAATTGATAAAAAGGAGGAAAAGATAGATGAATTAGATGCGGAAAAGAAAGTGGAAGAAACCAAAGTTGAATTAAAGTTGCTGCCCACCCATTTGAAGTATGTGTTCCTTGGCAAAAATTTCACCAAACCGGTGATAATTAGTAGTGCTCTATCACCAAAAGAGGAAAATAGATTAATTGATGTGTTGAAGAGGAACGAGGGAGCTTTAGGTTGGGTGCTGTCCGATTTGAAGGGAATTAGCCCAGTTTATTGTATGCACAACATCATGATGGAAGACGATTTCAAGCCCGTAGCATAA